A genomic window from Algoriphagus sp. Y33 includes:
- a CDS encoding pirin family protein — protein MATKNIEIIVNPTAPHFVGDGFRVHNFIPSGYHLDMERMSPFIMLDYNSKFHFPPSNEPKGVGVHPHRGFETVTIAYKGKVAHHDSTGNSGVIGEGDVQWMTAASGILHKEYHEEEFSRTGGEFQMVQLWVNLPAKDKMSPPKYQGITNDQIQKFTLPDNAGEIEVIAGKYQGLKGSASTFTDVNLMNAKLKKRGIANFNFPAHFNTALLVIEGSIEVNGKEEVGTDKFVLFENKGETFQIKAGEDAVVLILSGEPINEPIASHGPFVMNTKAELMEAFNDFNVGKFGYLED, from the coding sequence ATGGCAACAAAAAATATAGAAATCATAGTCAATCCTACTGCACCGCATTTTGTAGGGGACGGATTCAGAGTCCACAATTTCATTCCAAGCGGATATCACCTGGATATGGAGCGCATGTCACCTTTCATCATGCTGGATTACAATTCCAAGTTTCATTTTCCACCTTCCAATGAACCGAAGGGAGTTGGTGTGCATCCGCATCGGGGTTTCGAGACGGTCACGATTGCCTACAAGGGAAAGGTAGCACACCATGACAGTACCGGTAACAGTGGAGTAATCGGAGAAGGAGATGTGCAGTGGATGACTGCAGCTTCGGGGATTTTGCACAAGGAATACCATGAAGAAGAATTTAGTCGCACCGGCGGAGAATTCCAGATGGTACAACTTTGGGTGAATCTTCCTGCCAAAGACAAGATGAGTCCTCCAAAATATCAGGGAATAACCAATGATCAGATTCAGAAATTTACCTTACCGGATAATGCGGGAGAAATTGAGGTGATTGCGGGTAAATATCAAGGACTGAAAGGTTCTGCAAGTACATTCACCGATGTGAACTTGATGAATGCCAAATTGAAAAAACGCGGAATTGCCAACTTCAATTTCCCTGCACATTTCAATACTGCTTTGCTCGTAATCGAAGGTTCAATCGAAGTCAACGGAAAGGAAGAAGTAGGAACAGACAAATTCGTTCTATTTGAAAACAAAGGAGAAACCTTTCAAATCAAAGCCGGCGAAGATGCAGTTGTTTTGATTCTGAGCGGTGAGCCGATCAATGAGCCTATCGCTTCCCATGGCCCATTTGTAATGAATACCAAAGCGGAATTGATGGAAGCTTTTAACGACTTCAATGTCGGGAAATTTGGCTATCTGGAAGATTGA
- a CDS encoding Tex family protein has translation MNYEVQIAAELQIKPSQVNATVQLLDEGGTVPFISRYRKEATGELDEVQVAAIRDRVLQLRELAKRKEAILKSIDEQGKLTPELKDKVNAAETMSKLEDIYLPYKPKRRTKATIARERGLEPLAELIFEQEFIDLDAEAGNFIDASKEVTSIDEALQGARDIMAEWINEKAELREKMRKLFLDEGVFSSKVLPGKEQEAIKYKDYFDWSEPIKTAPSHRVLAMRRGEKELFLMLDAVPEEASAIYQMEKMILVDAANSSVEQVKLAIKDCYRRLLKPSMETEVRLLTKRKADEEAIKVFTENLKQLLLGAPLGEKSVMAIDPGFRTGCKLVCLGPQGQFLHYEAIFPHEANRRGQEAAMNVKGLVEKYGIEAIAIGNGTAGRETEAFVKSLGLPKSVIVTMVNESGASIYSASDVAREEFPDLDLTVRGAVSIGRRLMDPLAELVKIDPKSIGVGQYQHDVDQNALKNALDDTVMSAVNGVGVEVNLASKQLLTYVSGLGPTLAQNIVEFRNENGPFKSRAQLKKVPRLGDKAFEQAAGFLRISKAKHPLDSSAVHPERYVLVEQMAKDVNASVSDLMSSEELRNRISLKNYVSDTVGLPTLQDILEELAKPGRDPRESFEVFAFEESVNSMSDLKVGMKLPGVVTNITAFGAFVDIGVHQDGLVHLSHLADRFVKDPNEIVSVNQKVQVTVMEIDIPRKRVGLSMKSDPFAERGKKMEKRPAGKPQAKEQEGSMADKLAALKGKFGG, from the coding sequence ATGAATTACGAAGTACAAATAGCCGCTGAACTCCAAATCAAACCCAGTCAAGTGAACGCCACAGTGCAATTGCTGGACGAAGGCGGTACGGTGCCATTTATCTCCAGATATCGTAAAGAAGCTACCGGCGAATTGGACGAGGTGCAGGTGGCTGCTATTAGAGATCGGGTTTTACAGCTACGAGAGTTGGCAAAACGAAAAGAAGCAATCCTGAAATCAATCGATGAGCAAGGGAAATTGACTCCGGAACTGAAAGATAAAGTAAATGCAGCGGAGACTATGTCAAAGCTGGAAGATATCTATCTGCCATACAAGCCTAAGCGTCGTACCAAAGCTACAATTGCCAGAGAAAGGGGCTTAGAGCCACTGGCCGAGCTGATTTTCGAGCAAGAATTTATAGACCTGGATGCTGAAGCGGGGAATTTTATAGATGCTTCCAAAGAAGTGACTTCGATAGACGAAGCGCTTCAAGGAGCTCGAGATATCATGGCTGAGTGGATCAATGAGAAGGCTGAACTCAGAGAGAAGATGCGAAAGCTCTTTTTGGATGAGGGTGTTTTTTCTTCGAAGGTTTTACCAGGCAAAGAACAGGAGGCGATAAAATACAAGGATTACTTTGATTGGTCCGAACCTATTAAAACCGCACCTTCTCATCGGGTTTTGGCGATGCGAAGAGGGGAGAAAGAACTCTTCCTGATGCTGGATGCTGTCCCTGAAGAAGCATCTGCTATTTATCAGATGGAGAAAATGATTCTTGTTGATGCCGCAAATTCATCCGTGGAGCAGGTGAAATTAGCAATCAAAGACTGCTATAGAAGATTGTTGAAACCCAGTATGGAAACGGAAGTACGCTTACTCACCAAGCGCAAGGCTGATGAGGAAGCGATCAAGGTTTTTACAGAAAATTTGAAGCAACTTTTATTGGGGGCACCACTGGGTGAGAAGTCTGTAATGGCCATCGACCCAGGATTCCGTACAGGTTGTAAACTGGTTTGTTTAGGACCGCAGGGTCAATTCTTACATTACGAAGCTATTTTTCCCCATGAAGCCAACCGCAGAGGTCAAGAAGCTGCGATGAATGTAAAAGGTTTGGTTGAGAAGTATGGGATTGAGGCCATTGCCATAGGCAATGGTACTGCGGGACGTGAGACCGAAGCTTTTGTAAAGAGCTTGGGATTGCCAAAATCAGTGATTGTGACTATGGTCAATGAATCCGGAGCCTCTATCTACTCGGCATCTGATGTGGCTAGAGAAGAATTTCCCGATCTTGATCTGACAGTAAGAGGAGCTGTTTCCATCGGTAGAAGACTGATGGATCCTCTGGCAGAACTGGTGAAAATCGATCCCAAATCCATCGGTGTCGGTCAATACCAGCATGATGTGGATCAAAATGCCTTGAAAAATGCGCTTGACGATACGGTAATGTCTGCGGTAAATGGTGTAGGCGTGGAGGTGAATCTTGCTTCCAAGCAATTGTTGACTTATGTCTCTGGACTGGGACCGACTTTGGCCCAGAATATTGTGGAGTTCAGAAATGAAAACGGTCCTTTCAAGAGCAGAGCGCAACTCAAAAAAGTGCCTAGACTTGGGGATAAGGCTTTTGAACAAGCTGCAGGCTTCTTGAGGATCAGCAAGGCAAAACATCCGTTGGATTCCTCGGCTGTGCACCCCGAGCGCTATGTCTTGGTGGAGCAGATGGCCAAAGATGTGAATGCTTCAGTTTCGGACTTGATGAGTTCTGAGGAATTGAGAAATAGGATTTCTTTGAAGAACTACGTGTCCGATACAGTAGGTTTGCCTACACTCCAGGATATTTTAGAGGAATTGGCCAAGCCCGGAAGAGATCCCCGCGAGAGTTTTGAGGTTTTCGCTTTTGAAGAAAGTGTGAACAGTATGTCAGATCTGAAAGTTGGGATGAAGCTTCCCGGCGTGGTGACGAATATCACGGCATTCGGTGCATTTGTAGATATAGGAGTGCATCAGGATGGTTTGGTACATTTGAGTCACTTGGCAGATCGATTTGTAAAGGATCCGAATGAGATTGTTTCTGTCAATCAAAAAGTACAGGTAACAGTGATGGAAATTGATATTCCGCGCAAGCGTGTCGGGCTGAGCATGAAGTCAGATCCATTTGCGGAGCGGGGCAAGAAGATGGAAAAAAGACCTGCGGGCAAACCCCAAGCTAAAGAGCAGGAAGGTTCAATGGCGGATAAATTGGCTGCGCTGAAAGGTAAATTCGGAGGGTGA
- a CDS encoding outer membrane beta-barrel protein: protein MKYYLYLLLFLISISQLTAQTHSIKGKVKQAGTEITIPNATVLIQNLPDSVQVDGMISDFDGEFEINNIKDGEYLLKIQYLGYENLFKTIHVSQDLDLGVLGLKEEATALDEVIISARRAQGEQKGDTTLFNADAFKTMRDASAETLVQKLPGVVSQDGSLQAQGEAITQILVDGEPFFGGDINTALQNIPAEVIQSIEIFDQKSDKALLSGFDDGERMKTINIITKPNRRKGQFGKATVGYGTDERYLTGASINSFNEDQRITFTGLSNNINVLDYSSDANSQSNNRPQNGIINTNILGINYSDNWGDKIKISGSYLYSHRENTNLSSLVREYVTGSESDQVYTEESREKRISQDHRFDMRFEYNINENNRILYRPRLSAKFERENSGFFGETLNNAGPLNQTENNRTADNEDYDMFHRLFYSHKFGKEGRSLTLSANTGSHDNKDEAFRSATNIYYQPDERREIINQQINRDRSGFDWETGISYTEPIGKNGQMELEYEIGNRLNDSDQLTFDILTEEISNPDLSLDTALSNSFESKYLRQELELGYQYTLEKLKFQAEIQYQDASLKNEQFFPAVGTIDRSFQSFLPTIRLDYTISPTTNFELDYDTDVDAPSVDQLQNVIDNSNPLQLKTGNPSLDQSYSNRMRLRFRSNNPENDRSWFIFAQYRLVNDAVSNSTFTAEEATELPGGIILEKGSQLYMPVNLDGFKDFRSWVSYGIPLDFVKSNFNINGGFSSTKRPGQVNEQLSFNNSSRLSTGLSLSSNISDQIDFNVSTRFSYNNVENTLNTNLNNNFYNQRSRLNLSWIIWEGFVYRLDVNHQLNSGLSEGFDANVLLMNMSIGKKVFGNRRGEISINAYDLLGQNRSVYRNVTDAFVEDGQNNVMQRYFMLSFSYNIRRFNKGTDMDDYNEIYNN, encoded by the coding sequence ATGAAATATTACCTCTACCTCCTCTTATTTCTAATCTCCATATCCCAACTAACTGCCCAAACCCACTCTATAAAAGGAAAAGTCAAACAAGCAGGCACAGAGATTACCATTCCAAATGCAACTGTTTTAATCCAAAATCTACCTGACTCTGTACAGGTGGATGGAATGATTTCTGATTTTGACGGGGAATTTGAAATCAACAATATAAAGGACGGAGAATATCTTCTCAAGATTCAGTATTTAGGATATGAGAACCTGTTCAAGACCATCCATGTCAGTCAAGATTTGGATTTGGGAGTCCTGGGTCTTAAGGAGGAAGCAACAGCTTTGGATGAAGTGATCATCAGCGCAAGAAGAGCTCAGGGAGAGCAGAAGGGGGATACCACATTATTTAATGCCGATGCTTTCAAAACCATGAGAGATGCCAGTGCCGAGACCTTAGTGCAGAAGCTTCCGGGGGTTGTTTCTCAAGATGGATCATTGCAGGCCCAGGGAGAAGCGATTACCCAGATCTTGGTGGATGGAGAGCCTTTTTTTGGTGGAGATATCAATACGGCTTTGCAGAATATCCCTGCCGAGGTAATTCAGAGCATTGAAATCTTTGATCAAAAAAGTGACAAAGCACTCCTCAGCGGATTTGATGATGGTGAGCGAATGAAAACCATCAACATCATTACCAAACCAAACCGAAGAAAGGGACAGTTTGGAAAAGCAACAGTGGGATATGGTACTGACGAACGCTATTTGACGGGAGCAAGCATCAATTCATTCAATGAAGACCAGCGAATAACTTTTACCGGCTTGAGCAACAATATCAATGTCTTGGATTATTCAAGTGATGCAAATTCCCAAAGCAACAACCGTCCACAAAACGGTATCATAAACACGAATATTCTCGGCATAAACTATTCGGATAATTGGGGAGACAAAATAAAAATCAGCGGAAGCTACCTCTACAGCCACCGTGAAAACACCAACCTGTCCAGTCTAGTCAGAGAATATGTAACGGGCTCAGAATCAGATCAAGTATATACGGAAGAAAGTAGAGAAAAACGAATCAGTCAGGATCATCGGTTTGACATGAGATTCGAATACAATATCAATGAAAACAATCGGATTCTATACAGGCCAAGGCTCTCTGCAAAGTTCGAAAGGGAAAATTCCGGCTTCTTTGGCGAAACACTAAATAATGCCGGCCCCCTAAACCAAACAGAAAACAACCGTACGGCAGACAATGAGGATTATGACATGTTTCATCGTTTGTTTTACAGCCACAAATTCGGCAAAGAAGGAAGAAGTCTAACCCTAAGTGCAAACACAGGAAGTCACGACAATAAAGATGAAGCTTTTCGCAGCGCTACCAACATCTACTATCAGCCGGATGAACGCAGGGAAATAATAAACCAGCAAATCAACCGGGACAGATCCGGTTTCGATTGGGAAACCGGTATTTCCTATACAGAACCTATCGGAAAAAACGGACAGATGGAATTAGAATATGAGATAGGCAATCGATTAAATGATTCGGACCAGTTGACTTTTGATATTTTGACCGAAGAAATCAGCAACCCTGACCTTTCATTGGATACTGCGCTGAGTAATTCATTCGAAAGCAAATATCTGAGACAGGAACTAGAGCTGGGCTATCAATACACACTTGAGAAATTAAAGTTTCAGGCAGAAATCCAATATCAGGATGCTTCGCTTAAGAACGAACAGTTTTTTCCTGCTGTCGGCACGATTGACAGAAGTTTTCAAAGCTTTCTCCCTACTATCAGGCTTGATTACACTATTTCCCCTACCACAAACTTCGAATTGGATTATGATACAGATGTGGATGCCCCGTCTGTAGACCAACTTCAAAATGTAATAGATAATTCTAATCCACTCCAGTTGAAGACAGGAAATCCCTCACTTGATCAATCATACTCCAATAGAATGAGACTTAGATTCCGGAGTAACAATCCGGAAAATGATAGATCATGGTTCATTTTTGCCCAATATAGACTGGTAAATGATGCTGTATCCAATAGCACGTTCACCGCGGAAGAAGCGACTGAATTGCCCGGGGGAATTATCTTGGAAAAAGGATCACAACTCTACATGCCTGTGAATCTAGATGGTTTCAAAGATTTCAGGTCTTGGGTGAGTTACGGCATCCCGCTTGACTTTGTCAAATCCAACTTCAACATCAACGGAGGATTTAGCAGCACCAAAAGACCCGGGCAGGTAAATGAGCAATTGAGCTTTAACAATTCTTCACGGCTAAGTACAGGACTTTCGCTTAGCAGCAATATTTCAGATCAGATTGATTTTAATGTCTCCACACGTTTTTCCTACAACAATGTAGAAAACACCCTGAATACAAACTTGAATAACAACTTCTATAATCAACGCTCAAGATTAAATCTCAGCTGGATAATTTGGGAAGGTTTTGTATATAGATTAGATGTAAACCATCAGTTGAATTCCGGGCTATCCGAAGGATTTGATGCGAATGTTCTTCTAATGAATATGAGTATAGGGAAAAAAGTGTTCGGAAACCGGCGGGGAGAAATTTCTATCAATGCCTATGATTTACTCGGCCAAAATAGAAGTGTGTATAGAAATGTCACCGATGCCTTCGTAGAGGATGGTCAAAACAATGTGATGCAACGGTATTTCATGCTTTCATTTTCCTACAACATCCGCCGTTTCAATAAAGGAACGGATATGGACGACTACAATGAAATCTACAATAATTAA
- a CDS encoding LLM class flavin-dependent oxidoreductase yields MKTNLPYSLLDLAIIREEYDAKDAYIRSLQMAQHAEQLGYTRMWLAEHHNMANVGSSSPQILIGYLANGTSKIRLGSGGIMLPNHSPLIIAEQFGTLATLYPNRIDLGLGRAPGTDQTTATALRRGRHESVQEFPSDLDDLQRYFSEENMDSKVRAFPAEGLDVPIYLLGSSMSSAVLASQKGLPYAFASHFAPGYLINASKYYRENFQPSAHLSVPYFISCVNVIAADSDEEAHYLATSFYQTALGIIRGKSYPMKKPVKSMDNIWNEAEAAAIQNMMACTFIGTEESLKPQFESFFKQVEVDELMVSTNIYDPEKRLRSLEITAKVLG; encoded by the coding sequence TTGAAAACGAACCTACCCTATTCTCTTCTCGACCTTGCCATCATCCGTGAAGAGTACGATGCCAAAGATGCATATATAAGAAGTCTCCAAATGGCACAGCATGCCGAGCAACTTGGCTACACCAGAATGTGGCTGGCCGAGCATCATAACATGGCCAATGTAGGCAGCTCATCCCCTCAGATCCTGATAGGATACCTAGCCAATGGCACTTCTAAAATCCGCCTAGGTTCCGGAGGAATCATGCTTCCCAATCATAGCCCGCTGATCATCGCAGAGCAGTTTGGAACGCTGGCGACTCTTTATCCTAACCGAATTGATTTGGGACTTGGCAGGGCTCCCGGCACTGATCAAACCACTGCTACTGCGCTACGAAGAGGAAGGCATGAGTCGGTACAGGAATTCCCAAGTGACCTTGACGATCTCCAGCGCTATTTCTCAGAAGAAAATATGGATTCCAAAGTCCGTGCATTTCCGGCTGAAGGGTTAGACGTTCCTATTTACTTGCTGGGTTCAAGTATGAGCAGTGCAGTACTTGCTTCACAAAAGGGACTGCCTTATGCATTTGCAAGCCACTTTGCCCCCGGATATTTGATTAATGCATCAAAATATTACCGTGAGAATTTTCAGCCTTCAGCTCATTTGTCAGTGCCATATTTTATTTCCTGCGTGAATGTGATTGCTGCTGATTCTGATGAAGAAGCCCATTATTTGGCTACCTCATTTTACCAGACAGCCTTAGGGATCATCCGAGGCAAGTCATATCCTATGAAAAAACCCGTAAAAAGCATGGATAATATATGGAATGAAGCCGAAGCTGCGGCCATTCAGAATATGATGGCATGTACTTTCATCGGTACAGAAGAATCGCTTAAACCACAATTCGAAAGCTTCTTCAAGCAGGTAGAAGTGGATGAACTGATGGTATCTACGAATATCTATGACCCGGAGAAACGCTTGAGATCACTGGAAATCACGGCGAAGGTTTTAGGGTAA
- a CDS encoding ABC transporter permease — protein sequence MWKIYSKIAWRNLKKGKRVTLINIFGLTLGITAAFLLFTVVSYELSYDNFQSNSDQIYRVVTQDEYSDGMSYNPGVSPPMPDALKADLSGTDAIVPVVNSSVFVTVDEAVTSIGQNNFIVEDAFFTTADYSSLFDVEVLVGNLNSLNDPGQVVLAETEAKKLFGTWENAFGKSMLLSKRVEASVGAIVADIPDNSNFRFDMLVSYKTMQSNEEVFDTYFDEWGSFGSNFQVYLKLPESGKVDQINQQLIAFAEKNYKDRGTSKKSFFLQSMGDIHFDNRFDPISGGMIRKGTIYTLALIGMFILLMASINFVNLSTAQAIGKSKEVGIRKVMGGSRGQVIFQSFGETFMVVFISATISTLAATVLLPYLSKVAEVPESIQLITPTFLLFSTTIILGVTLLSGLYPALILSGFQPIQALKNKIQVAQVGGVSLRRSLVVMQFVIAQVLMIATVIAVKQMTEIQNADLGFSKEAVYYFDLPSDEPRDGRLDVLKQRLESNSQIKSVSISSDVPSSNNNWASNFWFDDKREDVPFMASLKYGDADYFHNYGLQFAAGTGFSESDTLKEAVINETMAKKLNILDPEEAIGKTITIGGGEPWMTITGVVKDFAQNSLREEVKPFIIATEKQDYYVMGMKLDSSAGQQTLASIEEEFKNIYPDAIYAGEFLDETIANFYRRENQLSLVYKVFAVLSIVISSIGLYGLISFLVGQKLKEIGIRKVLGASISQITFLLSKEFIYLVLIACLIAVPLGYYLTDQWLQNFSYRTTVPIGLYVFVIAVSLVITASTVGYRAIRAALGNPVDSLADE from the coding sequence ATGTGGAAAATTTACTCTAAAATCGCTTGGCGAAATCTTAAGAAAGGCAAGCGTGTGACGCTGATCAATATTTTTGGTTTGACCTTAGGTATCACCGCTGCCTTTTTGCTTTTCACGGTTGTGAGTTACGAACTCAGTTATGATAATTTCCAGTCCAATTCAGATCAGATCTATCGCGTAGTGACTCAGGATGAGTATTCCGATGGAATGAGCTACAATCCAGGTGTATCTCCTCCCATGCCCGATGCGCTGAAGGCAGATCTATCGGGAACCGATGCTATCGTGCCGGTGGTAAATTCCTCTGTTTTCGTGACGGTAGATGAAGCTGTGACTTCTATAGGTCAAAATAATTTTATAGTGGAAGATGCCTTCTTTACCACCGCTGATTATTCTTCATTATTTGATGTGGAGGTACTGGTAGGAAATCTAAATTCCTTAAATGATCCGGGCCAAGTGGTTCTTGCAGAGACAGAAGCCAAGAAGCTGTTTGGCACTTGGGAAAATGCATTCGGGAAATCAATGCTTTTGTCAAAACGTGTGGAAGCCTCCGTGGGTGCAATAGTAGCCGATATTCCTGATAACAGTAATTTCAGATTTGACATGCTGGTGTCCTATAAAACCATGCAGAGCAACGAGGAAGTTTTTGATACTTATTTTGACGAATGGGGAAGCTTTGGAAGTAATTTTCAGGTTTACCTAAAACTCCCTGAGTCTGGAAAAGTAGATCAGATCAACCAGCAATTGATTGCCTTTGCAGAGAAAAACTACAAAGATCGAGGCACTTCGAAGAAGTCATTTTTTCTACAGTCAATGGGAGATATTCACTTTGACAATCGTTTTGATCCGATCAGTGGAGGAATGATACGCAAGGGAACCATTTATACCTTGGCCTTGATTGGTATGTTTATACTACTGATGGCTTCGATCAACTTTGTCAATCTTTCCACAGCGCAAGCCATTGGTAAAAGTAAGGAAGTGGGAATCCGAAAGGTGATGGGAGGAAGTAGAGGACAGGTCATTTTCCAATCATTTGGGGAGACTTTTATGGTCGTGTTTATCTCAGCGACCATTTCTACTTTGGCTGCTACAGTTTTACTTCCTTACCTCAGCAAAGTTGCCGAAGTGCCTGAGTCTATCCAGTTGATTACTCCTACGTTTCTATTATTTTCTACCACAATAATATTGGGGGTGACGCTGCTGTCAGGACTTTATCCGGCATTGATCCTTTCAGGCTTTCAGCCTATTCAGGCATTGAAAAATAAAATTCAGGTAGCACAGGTTGGTGGAGTTTCTTTGCGAAGAAGTTTGGTCGTGATGCAGTTTGTCATCGCACAGGTGTTGATGATCGCGACGGTGATTGCGGTAAAGCAGATGACAGAAATCCAGAATGCTGATCTAGGCTTTTCGAAGGAGGCTGTTTATTATTTTGATCTTCCTTCTGATGAACCAAGAGATGGTAGATTGGATGTGCTGAAGCAGCGTCTGGAATCGAATTCCCAAATCAAAAGTGTCAGTATTTCCAGTGATGTGCCTTCTTCTAATAACAATTGGGCTTCGAATTTTTGGTTTGACGACAAACGTGAGGATGTTCCGTTTATGGCTTCATTGAAGTACGGAGATGCAGATTATTTTCATAATTATGGGTTGCAGTTTGCAGCAGGAACCGGTTTTTCTGAAAGTGACACACTCAAAGAAGCTGTGATCAATGAGACCATGGCCAAGAAGCTCAATATTTTAGATCCAGAAGAAGCAATAGGCAAAACAATCACAATCGGCGGTGGAGAACCTTGGATGACGATCACCGGCGTAGTGAAGGACTTTGCGCAAAACTCGCTACGGGAAGAAGTGAAGCCATTCATCATCGCTACGGAAAAACAGGATTACTATGTGATGGGAATGAAATTGGATAGTTCGGCAGGTCAGCAAACGCTGGCAAGTATAGAGGAAGAATTCAAAAACATCTATCCAGATGCCATTTATGCCGGGGAGTTTTTAGATGAGACGATTGCAAATTTTTACCGTCGTGAAAACCAACTTTCACTTGTCTATAAAGTCTTTGCCGTGCTTTCGATAGTTATTTCTTCTATAGGACTGTATGGGTTGATTTCTTTCTTGGTGGGGCAAAAGCTCAAGGAAATCGGAATCCGAAAGGTGCTTGGAGCTTCGATTTCCCAAATTACCTTTTTGCTTTCAAAAGAGTTTATTTATCTGGTGCTTATCGCTTGTTTGATTGCCGTTCCGCTGGGTTATTACCTCACGGATCAATGGCTTCAGAATTTCTCCTACAGAACCACGGTGCCTATTGGTTTGTACGTTTTCGTGATTGCTGTTTCTCTGGTTATAACTGCTTCCACCGTGGGATATCGGGCCATAAGGGCGGCATTGGGCAATCCTGTTGATAGTTTGGCGGATGAGTAA
- a CDS encoding Crp/Fnr family transcriptional regulator — protein MLANFKTYLSKKSDLEEYALDEILKEVRVETIQKGGFLLHSGEICKHAFFTEKGLLRAFRVDESGKEHIIQFSPENWLTSDRSSIYFNEPSDLFIEAIENSTVVFMSSEFMETVSGMSHKFLQANDRALHSHIRQLQLRINQLLGATAEERYLTFIQKYPDLLLRVPLWMTASYLGITPESLSRVRKDLAKKNFRR, from the coding sequence GTGCTAGCCAATTTCAAAACTTATCTTAGCAAAAAAAGTGACCTTGAAGAATACGCTCTCGACGAAATCCTGAAAGAAGTAAGAGTAGAAACCATCCAAAAGGGCGGCTTTCTACTTCATTCCGGGGAAATCTGCAAACATGCTTTTTTTACCGAAAAAGGACTTCTGAGGGCATTCAGAGTGGACGAATCCGGAAAAGAGCACATTATCCAATTCTCTCCCGAAAACTGGCTCACATCGGATCGCAGCAGTATTTATTTCAACGAACCTTCGGATCTTTTCATCGAAGCTATTGAAAATAGCACCGTCGTGTTCATGAGCAGCGAGTTTATGGAAACGGTATCAGGGATGAGTCACAAATTCCTTCAAGCAAATGATCGGGCACTCCACAGCCATATCCGTCAACTCCAATTACGCATCAACCAATTGCTTGGGGCTACGGCAGAGGAACGTTACCTTACTTTCATCCAAAAATACCCTGATCTCCTGCTTCGCGTACCGCTTTGGATGACCGCTTCTTATCTGGGGATCACACCGGAATCACTGAGCCGGGTAAGAAAAGATCTTGCAAAAAAGAATTTCAGGCGTTGA
- a CDS encoding TlpA disulfide reductase family protein produces MDWKKEIKSWGIMLSIVAFLYFTGLLPVIIGGLQSVLLSTGLIKPKIEIPDLTNQQFDYRGKFLTFNGEEIDLESYKGKTLFINLWASWCGPCRAEMPHISELYKSVQHEPDLEFLLIGIDNDFKKSQGFIEGKSWAFPTAHASFGLNQSLQSESIPTTLVINPKGKIVFYQEGMSNFNTDKFREFLLSQ; encoded by the coding sequence ATTGATTGGAAAAAAGAAATAAAAAGCTGGGGCATCATGCTCAGCATAGTGGCATTTTTATACTTTACAGGATTGCTGCCAGTTATCATTGGGGGACTGCAATCTGTTCTGCTCTCCACAGGACTCATCAAGCCCAAGATCGAAATCCCCGACCTCACCAACCAGCAATTTGACTATCGGGGGAAATTCCTGACATTTAATGGTGAGGAAATTGACCTGGAAAGCTATAAGGGCAAGACACTCTTCATCAATCTTTGGGCTTCTTGGTGTGGACCCTGTCGTGCAGAAATGCCCCATATTTCTGAGCTTTATAAGTCCGTACAACATGAGCCTGATTTAGAGTTTTTACTAATCGGAATTGATAATGACTTCAAAAAAAGTCAGGGATTTATAGAAGGAAAAAGCTGGGCCTTTCCTACTGCCCATGCAAGTTTTGGACTGAATCAGAGTTTACAAAGCGAGTCTATCCCTACCACTTTGGTAATAAACCCGAAAGGCAAAATCGTCTTTTATCAAGAAGGCATGAGCAATTTTAATACAGATAAGTTTCGGGAGTTCCTACTTTCACAGTAA